The following are encoded together in the Algiphilus sp. genome:
- a CDS encoding ribonucleoside-diphosphate reductase subunit alpha: MQTHTATAEKTAYQPTDAPASSAQVQSTAPGGMRVIRRNGKVTGFEPEKISIAVTKAFLAVEGGSAAASSRIRERVAAITEQVLAAVTRNQHGGGTIHIEDIQDQVELALMRNGEHKIARSYVLYREARARERAEAEAAQPAAPKTELRMTRDDGSLVPVDTARMRTLVVEACEGLTGVNAEAVLDAAMRDIYDEIPESQLAQALVMAARTRIEEEPNYSYVSARLLLDALRHEALTFLDAPETRPTHEAMTGLYADYFRSYIHRAAELELVDPKLCLFDLDQLGKALLPERDLQFDYLGLQTLYDRYFIHKDKVRFELPQAFFMRVAMGLAINEIEREARAIEFYKLLSSFDFMSSTPTLFNSGTLRPQLSSCYLTNVPDDLDGIFGAIKDNALLSKFAGGLGNDWTQVRGMGAYIKGTNGRSNGVVPFLKVANDTAVAVNQGGKRKGAVCAYLETWHRDIEEFVDLRKNTGDDRRRTHDMNTANWVPDLFMKRVMEEGQWTLFSPEDVPDLHDLTGTAFEERYAAYEREADEGRITNFKRLPAVQLWRKMLSMLFETGHPWVTFKDPCNLRSPQQHTGVVHSSNLCTEITLNTKAGHEIAVCNLGSVNLPAHISEDGQLDRAKLEATVNTAMRMLDNVIEYNYYSVPTARNSNLRHRPVGMGVMGFQDALYKLRLPYDSEEAITFADRSMEAVSYYAIKASTDLAEERGKYQSFEGSLWSQGILPIDSIRILAESRGEYLQQDATVSGDYDWDDLRDRVQTVGMRNSNCMAIAPTATIANITGVSQSIEPTYQNLFVKSNLSGDFTVVNTYLVEDLKKLELWDEVMVHDLKYFDGSVQAIDRVPDELKAVYKCAFEIDPKKLVDAGSRRQKWIDQSQSLNLYMSEPNGRKLDELYKHAWTSGLKTTYYLRTMGATHAEKTTISDSRLNKVAGSGQASGGGASTTGVTGSGESSRPPSTPTASAATNGNGSGQMPQACSILDPDCEACQ; this comes from the coding sequence ATGCAGACACACACCGCGACCGCCGAGAAGACCGCGTACCAGCCCACTGACGCGCCCGCCAGCAGCGCCCAGGTGCAGAGCACCGCGCCGGGCGGCATGCGCGTCATCCGGCGCAACGGCAAGGTCACCGGCTTCGAGCCCGAGAAGATCAGCATCGCGGTGACCAAGGCGTTCCTCGCGGTCGAGGGTGGCTCGGCCGCGGCCAGCTCGCGCATCCGCGAGCGCGTCGCCGCCATCACCGAGCAGGTCCTCGCGGCGGTGACCCGCAACCAGCACGGCGGCGGCACCATCCACATCGAGGACATCCAGGACCAGGTCGAACTGGCCCTGATGCGCAACGGCGAGCACAAGATCGCGCGCTCCTACGTGCTCTATCGCGAGGCCCGCGCCCGCGAGCGCGCCGAGGCCGAGGCCGCCCAGCCGGCAGCCCCGAAGACCGAGCTGCGCATGACCCGCGACGACGGCTCGCTGGTGCCGGTGGACACCGCGCGCATGCGCACGCTGGTGGTCGAGGCCTGCGAGGGCCTCACCGGCGTCAACGCCGAGGCCGTGCTCGATGCCGCCATGCGCGACATCTACGACGAGATTCCCGAGTCGCAGCTGGCCCAGGCGCTGGTCATGGCCGCGCGCACGCGCATCGAGGAAGAGCCCAACTACAGCTACGTGTCGGCCCGGCTGCTGCTCGACGCGCTGCGCCACGAGGCGCTGACCTTCCTCGACGCCCCCGAGACCCGCCCCACCCACGAGGCGATGACCGGCCTGTACGCGGACTACTTCCGCAGCTACATCCACCGCGCCGCCGAGCTCGAGCTGGTCGACCCCAAGCTGTGCCTGTTCGACCTCGACCAGCTGGGCAAGGCGCTGCTGCCCGAGCGCGACCTGCAGTTCGACTACCTGGGCCTGCAGACCCTCTACGACCGCTACTTCATCCACAAGGACAAGGTCCGCTTCGAGCTGCCGCAGGCCTTCTTCATGCGCGTGGCGATGGGCCTGGCGATCAACGAGATCGAGCGCGAGGCGCGCGCCATCGAGTTCTACAAGCTGCTGTCGTCCTTCGACTTCATGAGCAGCACGCCGACGCTGTTCAACAGCGGCACCCTGCGCCCGCAGCTGTCCAGCTGCTACCTGACCAACGTGCCCGACGACCTCGACGGCATCTTCGGCGCCATCAAGGACAACGCGCTGCTCTCCAAGTTTGCCGGCGGCCTGGGCAACGACTGGACGCAGGTGCGCGGCATGGGCGCCTACATCAAGGGCACCAACGGCCGCTCCAACGGCGTCGTGCCCTTCCTCAAGGTGGCCAACGACACCGCCGTGGCGGTCAACCAGGGCGGCAAGCGCAAGGGCGCGGTGTGCGCCTACCTGGAGACCTGGCATCGCGACATCGAGGAGTTCGTCGACCTGCGCAAGAACACCGGTGACGACCGCCGGCGTACGCACGACATGAACACCGCCAACTGGGTGCCGGACCTGTTCATGAAGCGCGTCATGGAAGAGGGCCAGTGGACGCTGTTCTCGCCCGAGGACGTGCCGGACCTGCACGACCTCACCGGCACCGCCTTCGAGGAGCGCTACGCCGCCTACGAGCGCGAGGCCGACGAGGGCCGCATCACCAACTTCAAGCGCCTGCCCGCCGTGCAGCTGTGGCGCAAGATGCTGTCGATGCTGTTCGAGACCGGCCACCCCTGGGTGACCTTCAAGGACCCGTGCAACCTGCGCAGCCCGCAGCAGCACACAGGCGTGGTCCACAGCTCCAACCTGTGCACCGAGATCACCCTCAACACCAAGGCCGGCCACGAGATCGCGGTCTGCAACCTGGGCAGCGTCAACCTGCCGGCGCACATCAGCGAGGACGGCCAGCTCGACCGCGCCAAGCTCGAGGCCACCGTCAACACCGCCATGCGCATGCTCGACAACGTCATCGAGTACAACTACTACTCGGTGCCGACGGCGCGCAATTCCAACCTGCGCCACCGTCCGGTGGGCATGGGCGTGATGGGCTTCCAGGACGCCCTCTATAAGTTGCGCCTGCCCTACGACAGCGAGGAGGCCATCACCTTCGCCGACCGCTCGATGGAGGCCGTCAGCTACTACGCCATCAAGGCCAGCACCGACCTCGCCGAGGAACGCGGCAAGTACCAGAGCTTCGAGGGCTCGCTGTGGAGCCAGGGCATCCTGCCCATCGACTCCATCCGCATCCTCGCCGAGTCGCGCGGCGAATACCTGCAGCAGGACGCCACCGTGTCCGGCGACTACGACTGGGACGACCTGCGCGACCGCGTGCAGACCGTGGGCATGCGCAACTCCAACTGCATGGCTATCGCGCCCACCGCCACCATCGCCAACATCACCGGCGTCAGCCAGTCGATCGAGCCGACGTACCAGAACCTCTTCGTCAAGTCGAACCTCTCGGGCGACTTCACGGTGGTCAACACCTACCTGGTCGAGGACCTCAAGAAGCTGGAGCTGTGGGACGAGGTCATGGTCCACGACCTGAAGTACTTCGACGGCAGCGTGCAGGCCATCGACCGCGTGCCGGACGAGCTCAAGGCGGTCTACAAGTGCGCCTTCGAGATCGACCCCAAGAAGCTGGTCGACGCCGGCAGCCGCCGCCAGAAGTGGATCGACCAGTCGCAGAGCCTGAACCTCTACATGTCCGAGCCGAATGGCCGGAAGCTGGACGAGCTCTACAAGCACGCCTGGACCTCGGGCCTGAAGACCACCTACTACCTGCGCACCATGGGCGCCACCCACGCCGAGAAGACCACCATCAGCGACAGCCGCCTGAACAAGGTCGCCGGGTCCGGTCAGGCCTCCGGCGGCGGTGCCAGCACCACCGGCGTCACCGGCAGCGGCGAATCCAGCCGCCCGCCCTCCACGCCGACCGCCTCCGCCGCCACCAACGGCAACGGCAGCGGCCAGATGCCGCAGGCCTGCTCGATCCTCGATCCCGACTGCGAGGCCTGCCAGTAA